TCAGATcttctggtacatcaggtgcagggagaatgggctacaaagaataccaagatattaccatatctatatcatgtgcaagagatgatgaagaggtttatgaagatagagtttagacatgtcccgagaatccagaatgagttcgcagatacATTGGCCattttgtcctccatgatacagcatTCGGACAAGAATTACATCGACCCCATTctggtaaggattcataatcagccagcttactgCACTCATTTTGAAGAAGAAGCAgatgggaatccatggttccatgatatcaaggagtacatggcaaaaggagagtacccggagcatgcaaatcatattCAAAAAGGCACGCTctgaagattgtccaaccatttcttccaaagtggaggaattctatacagaaggactccaaacctagggttattacggtgtgttgacgccaaggaagcttccaaactgctcgaagcGAT
This sequence is a window from Nicotiana tomentosiformis chromosome 5, ASM39032v3, whole genome shotgun sequence. Protein-coding genes within it:
- the LOC138892525 gene encoding uncharacterized protein, with product MYFPDEQVSFIGEDIAKPYDGWRMFFDGAANFKGVGIGVVLVSEIGQHYPLSAKLRFLCTNNIEEYEACILGLNLALDMNIQELLVISDSDLLVHQVQGEWATKNTKILPYLYHVQEMMKRFMKIEFRHVPRIQNEFADTLAILSSMIQHSDKNYIDPILVRIHNQPAYCTHFEEEADGNPWFHDIKEYMAKGEYPEHANHIQKGTL